A part of Oncorhynchus gorbuscha isolate QuinsamMale2020 ecotype Even-year linkage group LG09, OgorEven_v1.0, whole genome shotgun sequence genomic DNA contains:
- the LOC124044383 gene encoding probable thiopurine S-methyltransferase, translating into YSCLYVFGWIVQKITKDINHLSHLLFTPLSSRRRVVQHCSFFCERKGVRFFFPLCGKAVDIKWLADMGHPVVGVDIAEMGIRQFFEDQKLICGEEVVPAIPGAKVYKCH; encoded by the exons TATAGCTGCCTGTATGTGTTTGGATGGATAGTGCAAAAGATcaccaaggacatcaaccacctgagccacctcctgttcacaccgctatcatccagaaggcgag TGGTACAACATTGCTCATTTTTCTGTGAACGGAAGGGAGTCCGGTTTTTCTTCCCACTGTGTGGGAAAGCCGTTGATATTAAATG GCTTGCAGATATGGGACACCCAGTTGTTGGTGTGGATATAGCTGAGATGGGTATCAGGCAGTTCTTTGAAGATCAGAAGTTGATCTGTGGTGAAGAAGTGGTCCCAGCAATACCTGGTGCCAAGGTTTACAAG TGCCATTAA
- the LOC124042821 gene encoding probable thiopurine S-methyltransferase isoform X1 — MLYESSSVMFVSVMFMLGGKSSWCQTNKMLSAQADRVMALGEWEERWREDQTGWHRPHVNKMLESNIEKVLDGRKGVKFFFPLCGKALDMKWLADMGHSVVGVEIAEKAIKQFFEESNMTYSEETVSALPGAKVYKSSERNISLYQCDLYNFSSAIEGQFGGIWDRGSLVAINPRDRQKYAALITSLMDKDCRYLLDTLLYNPEVYKGPPFFVPDEQVQSLFGKSCDIELLQSLDALTDREKARGMDFFTERVHLITLKTN, encoded by the exons ATGTTGTACGAGTCGAGTTCAGTTATGTTCGTCAGCGTAATGTTTATGCTTGGCGGGAAGTCTAG TTGGTGTCAGACAAACAAAATGTTGTCAGCCCAGGCGGACAGAGTGATGGCCCTGGGAGAGTGGGAGGAACGGTGGAGGGAAGACCAAACAGGCTGGCACCGGCCCCACGTAAACAA GATGCTGGAGAGTAATATTGAGAAAGTTCTCGACGGACGGAAGGGAGTTAAGTTCTTCTTCCCTCTATGTGGGAAAGCTCTGGACATGAAATG GCTGGCTGATATGGGCCATTCTGTTGTAGGGGTGGAGATTGCAGAGAAGGCCATCAAGCAGTTCTTTGAGGAGAGTAACATGACTTACAGTGAAGAGACCGTTTCTGCATTACCTGGAGCCAAGGTTTACAAG AGCTCAGAGAGAAATATCTCCTTGTACCAATGTGATCTATACAATTTCTCCAG TGCCATTGAGGGTCAGTTTGGAGGGATTTGGGACAGAGGCTCCTTGGTGGCCATCAACCCACGGGACAGACAGAA GTACGCGGCTCTGATCACGTCGTTAATGGACAAGGACTGCCGATACCTCTTGGACACTTTGCTCTACAACCCGGAAGTGTACAAAG GTCCTCCTTTTTTTGTGCCCGACGAGCAAGTGCAAAGTCTATTTG GGAAGAGCTGTGATATAGAGTTGCTGCAGTCACTGGATGccctcacagacagagagaaggctCGGGGTATGGACTTCTTCACAGAAAGAGTGCATCTCATCACTCTAAAGACCAACTGA
- the LOC124042821 gene encoding probable thiopurine S-methyltransferase isoform X2 → MLSAQADRVMALGEWEERWREDQTGWHRPHVNKMLESNIEKVLDGRKGVKFFFPLCGKALDMKWLADMGHSVVGVEIAEKAIKQFFEESNMTYSEETVSALPGAKVYKSSERNISLYQCDLYNFSSAIEGQFGGIWDRGSLVAINPRDRQKYAALITSLMDKDCRYLLDTLLYNPEVYKGPPFFVPDEQVQSLFGKSCDIELLQSLDALTDREKARGMDFFTERVHLITLKTN, encoded by the exons ATGTTGTCAGCCCAGGCGGACAGAGTGATGGCCCTGGGAGAGTGGGAGGAACGGTGGAGGGAAGACCAAACAGGCTGGCACCGGCCCCACGTAAACAA GATGCTGGAGAGTAATATTGAGAAAGTTCTCGACGGACGGAAGGGAGTTAAGTTCTTCTTCCCTCTATGTGGGAAAGCTCTGGACATGAAATG GCTGGCTGATATGGGCCATTCTGTTGTAGGGGTGGAGATTGCAGAGAAGGCCATCAAGCAGTTCTTTGAGGAGAGTAACATGACTTACAGTGAAGAGACCGTTTCTGCATTACCTGGAGCCAAGGTTTACAAG AGCTCAGAGAGAAATATCTCCTTGTACCAATGTGATCTATACAATTTCTCCAG TGCCATTGAGGGTCAGTTTGGAGGGATTTGGGACAGAGGCTCCTTGGTGGCCATCAACCCACGGGACAGACAGAA GTACGCGGCTCTGATCACGTCGTTAATGGACAAGGACTGCCGATACCTCTTGGACACTTTGCTCTACAACCCGGAAGTGTACAAAG GTCCTCCTTTTTTTGTGCCCGACGAGCAAGTGCAAAGTCTATTTG GGAAGAGCTGTGATATAGAGTTGCTGCAGTCACTGGATGccctcacagacagagagaaggctCGGGGTATGGACTTCTTCACAGAAAGAGTGCATCTCATCACTCTAAAGACCAACTGA